Sequence from the Thalassoglobus sp. JC818 genome:
GGGCTCCTGAAACGCATCGAGGTGTGAGCGCATCGGAAATTTTTGGTCGATGGCAATGCTGAACTCAAAATCTCGACACGTTTCTCCTTGAGTGACAAGCAGCGTGTCGAGCATGCGATCGCCGGTCATTCGATGAAACGGAAGTCCCGGAGTCAGAATTGTAGTGCGGTAGTCATCGTCAGCGATTTCGAGATAGTGAGGAGCTTCAATGCGAAGCTTATCCGCAGCATGCGCCCCTTGCTGCATCGACGAAGTCAAAGATGCAGAAGAGTGCATCCACGCAAACCGGCAGGCAAGGTAGTTGGTCCACGGGTCTCCGTCAGGGACTTTGTGGAGGTTGAGCTTGAATCGAATGTCCACGTTCGGGCGACCGCGGACAACGCGTGTTCGTTGTGTGAACGAAGCAATGGCTTCCTGTGTCTGTGGGTCGAGCAGTTCTCCGCTCGTTTCGATCTCACCGATCAATGGGCCAGCGGAGATGACCTTCGAATCTCTGAGGACCATGTTCGAATAGTAGGTCTTGGTGATCTCGCGATCCTCTCCCTCTCCGGTGACGACCGATCGCTCGTGAGGAAATCGATAGGCAATCTGCTGACTCAACCGGTTGGGGCTTCGCCGGTACGTGCGAACCGCCGCTACTCCCCCGGTGACATCACTCAGATGAACTTCGAACTGCTCATTCCTCAGAATGAGGCCTTCAGCCATGGGAGTTTTTCCGGGCTGCGTGAGAGTCCGGGCTTCGCTTGAGGAGAGCCATACGAATCCGCAAGGAGGCAGCTTGACCGTGGCTGAAGCAGATTCGTTTTGAATCTGCTTCTCGAGGATGGATTCGCTCTCGCCAGGCACACCGTTCACCCAGCGAATGAGTGACTTTCTCGCGAACGATGTCGGATTGACGATCAGCAGCCCGGCGCCTGTTTGGCCTTGAGAAGTGAAGAGACGTTTCATCTCTTCGGAAACTTTTAGCTTCGCTGCGACTAACGCATCATTGGCAGTTTGAATTGCTTCAGGTGTTGCCTCCGGATGAGCGGCCTCAATCGGTGCTTCGAGTGCGCTCTCGGAAGGCAGACTGTTGAGCCCCTTGGTGAACAGCTGCGCGATTTGTTGGCACCAGTCGAGGTTTTCGAACTTTCGCCAACGCGTCCAATATTGTGTCCAGCGACTGATCGGGTCCGCCTGTTCGCGGGCGACAGATTGGATGAGATCGAGTGTGAAATATCCGCTGGCTCGGAAATCGGAGAGTCGACCGGGAGAATCGGAAGTAGAGAAGAAATCTGCAAACGTGGTGAATTTTCCGAGAACCGGTGCGTAGGATTGTGCTCGCCGCAGATCATTCATCCAGGGACTGCGGAGCTTGGGCCAGCGAGCCAATGCCACAGCTGCTGTGTGGTCGTAGTCCATCGATTCGGACATGCGAACCGCGAAGCGAAGAAAGCTGCTCGCACTGTCGGCAGCCAGCGGAATTCGGCTGAACGCGTCAATGGCGGTTCCATCACAGCCTTCCCAGCGAAGTTTGGTTTGCTCTTCGTCCGGATAGATTCCGTCGTCGATGACGACATGCAACGCTCCGGTATATCCGTATCTGTCCAGAATTTGCGGCAGGTGGCTGCCGATGCCGAATCGCTTCCGTGCCCAGGTTTTGGGCATCGTTCCGAAGAGTTCTTGAAAGACAGCTCGCCCTGATTCGAATTGCCAAAGCGTCGCGTCCAAAGACATCAACGGTGCGGGGAGTTCGTCCAGTTCACCGCCGAGGAGCTCAATGCGATCTTTTCTCGCACCTTCTTTCAGACTTTCGATCAGATCGCTGTTCTTTTCGGCGATCGTTCTCCATTCGGAGCCGGAAGCCAGCAGGTTGACCGGAACGGATTGCTCTGTCAGCTCTTGAAGTTCTGTGCCAGCGAAGTCCGGGTTGACCAGGCAGAGGTCGATCAGAAAACAATCAACGGGATAGAACCGTTCCCGACATTCCAGCAGCATCTCGAAGCAGTGCTTGAGATGTTTTCGAGTTGCTTCCATGTCGTGAGCGACCGCAGCTTGTGCGGCAGCAAGCGCTTCCTTCTTCAGGTGGACTTCCTCGATATGGCTGAAGTTCCGCATGTGGCGGGTCAATAGTTCGATCTGCAGATGGATTGTTCCCAGAGCCAGAAAGTCCGCCACGAGATCGCTGTCGACGGCTTGTTCGAGTTCAAGCGGAGAAAGTGCCTGATGCAGCATCGTTTCACGATCAGACTCACCGCTGATGACCACAGCTCCTTCACGTCGCGCTCGCTCGACCCAGGTTGACGGAACCCATTCGTCGCACGGCGTCGGAACAACGATCAGTCGATCGGGGCCAATCGGAAGTGTATCGTCAGAGCGTTGCCATTTCGGAATCGTTCCTGAGACAGCCAGAAGTTGAGGGTGCCACAGAATCGAAAAGCCATTCAAGAGGCTCGCAGCGGCTTCTTCTCCCAGTTCTGTCGGAAAGTCTTCGAGGCTGTGACAGGGGATCAGGACAATCAGTTCTTGGTAGTTCATGGACGCCACTATGAGAATTCACTCATCAACAGGGTTTCGATCGACGCGGTTCACGTTGCACTGACAAAGTAGGTGACAGGCACTCAACCTTGCAATCGCTCCGCGTTCTTCGATTCTGATCGAAGTTAGAGAACCTGTTGTGATAGAAATGTCAGCGCGGCGAATTCGCTCGTGGCGGTCAGATCGAGCAGGAGTTGGACTCGGATGATGTTTGATTCCACGGCATTCGTGCGAGCACCATGCCCATCCCGCAGGTGTCTGTCAGACCGGAGAAGGTCAAGCCGGCACCGATAAAAGCTGGGATCGCGGCAAACCAGGGGTGAACAAACAGAGCCAGCAACGCGCCGATCAGAGCAATCGAGCCAGCTGTGATTCGCACTTGTCGCTCCAGGGAGATGCTTTTCTTTCCACGTACCGTGGGCAGCCCGGCTGATGCCCAAGCGTCGGTCCCTCCGGCCACGTTGACCGCGTTCGCAAACCCCATGTCGTTGAACTTCTGGCAAGCTTTCTTCCCGCGATTTCCCGATTTGCAGATCACGTAAACTGGATCCTCGGGATTGCTCCGCGATTCGAGAAACGCCTGCGGGTTCAGGGAGTCGAGTGGAATGTTCCGAGCACCGGACGCGTGAACTTCACGGAATTCGACCGGAGTTCGAACATCGATCAAATCGACTGACCCGTTGCTGCGTTGCTGTTCCAGTTGGGAAGGAGAGATTTCTTGCAGGCTAGCCATTGTGTACCTCGTTATGTCGTGACGTGACGATGTAATTGTCCAAAAAAGAGTCTGGGGACTACGAATGCAGAAAGCGGCTTTCAACACAGTTCATCAGGTCTTCCAGATGCGGCTCTGCGATCTGATAGAACACTTTTCGACCTTCCCGTTCGCTGGTGAAAAATCCGCAGCGCTGCATCAGCCTCAAGTGTTCTGAAGCAACGTTGTCAGGAACTTCACAATCGGCAGCCAGTTCACCAACGGTGTACCGTCCGTGAAGCAATAGCTGCACCATTCGCAAGCGAACCGGATGCGCAAGTGTTTTTAAGCACTCAGCCGCTTCCTGAAAGGCTTGCACGCTTCCATTTGGGGATGTCTGGGTTTGTTTGGATTTCTTTTTCATAGGACACTCGTCAATATATCGGAATGTCGCGAGGTGTCAATGTGGTTTCTGTTCGACGTCCCGGACGATTTGAAAGAATTTCAGCGGTCGACATCTTCGTCACGTAGGTGATCCAAATAAGTTCTGACGGATCTTGCGACGACTTCTCCAGCATTCGCGAGAACCTCTCGGTCTTCAAAAGCTCCGTAGATTCGATCGAACGAATGCGTAGCGAGTTTCTGACCGATGCGTTGAACCGTGTGAGCTGAGAGTGGAATCATGTTGGGATAGCTGTAGAGGAACGAAA
This genomic interval carries:
- a CDS encoding metalloregulator ArsR/SmtB family transcription factor, translated to MKKKSKQTQTSPNGSVQAFQEAAECLKTLAHPVRLRMVQLLLHGRYTVGELAADCEVPDNVASEHLRLMQRCGFFTSEREGRKVFYQIAEPHLEDLMNCVESRFLHS
- a CDS encoding rhodanese-like domain-containing protein gives rise to the protein MQEISPSQLEQQRSNGSVDLIDVRTPVEFREVHASGARNIPLDSLNPQAFLESRSNPEDPVYVICKSGNRGKKACQKFNDMGFANAVNVAGGTDAWASAGLPTVRGKKSISLERQVRITAGSIALIGALLALFVHPWFAAIPAFIGAGLTFSGLTDTCGMGMVLARMPWNQTSSESNSCSI